A portion of the Flavobacterium limnophilum genome contains these proteins:
- a CDS encoding arsenate reductase family protein, whose translation MNKIYYLASCDTCRKIIKSLPQNHNLSFHDIKQDPITVEELEEMHRLSGSYEALFSKKAQLYKSMDLKNKSLTEADFKKYILEHYTFLSRPVFIIDGKIYIGNSQQNMLQVMKALSNV comes from the coding sequence ATGAACAAAATATACTATCTCGCTTCCTGCGATACCTGTCGAAAAATAATCAAATCGTTGCCACAAAACCATAACTTGAGCTTTCACGACATCAAACAAGACCCGATTACTGTGGAAGAATTGGAAGAAATGCACCGACTTTCCGGAAGCTACGAAGCCCTTTTCAGCAAAAAAGCACAACTCTACAAATCGATGGATTTAAAGAATAAATCCTTGACCGAAGCCGATTTCAAAAAATACATTCTGGAACATTACACCTTTTTGAGTCGTCCCGTTTTTATTATTGACGGCAAAATTTACATTGGCAACAGCCAGCAAAACATGCTTCAAGTAATGAAAGCACTCTCGAATGTCTAA
- the gdhA gene encoding NADP-specific glutamate dehydrogenase — MSQSISSFIESVANKNPNEPEFMQAVKEVAETVIPFIEENKKYQNKMLLERMVESDRIIIFRVVWIDDKGDTQVNRGYRVQMNSAIGPYKGGIRFHPTVNLSILKFLAFEQTFKNSLTTLPMGGGKGGADFDPKGKSDNEVMRFCQAFMTELSKHIGADTDVPAGDIGVGGREVGYMFGQYKRLRNEFTGVLTGKGISFGGSLIRPEATGYGNVYFAQSMLATRGESISGKTIVVSGSGNVAQYAVEKATQLGGKVVTMSDSAGYIYDSAGIDAEKLAYIMEIKNELRGRISDYVTKYPDAKYVAGKRPWEVKCEVALPCATQNELNEEEAKMLIANGCICVGEGANMPTTPEAVIVFQNSKILFSPGKASNAGGVATSGLEMSQNSLRLNWSSEEVDERLKGIMLNIHASCVKYGTDSTGYIDYVKGANIAGFVKVADAMLAQGVV, encoded by the coding sequence ATGTCACAAAGCATTTCTAGTTTTATTGAATCCGTTGCAAATAAAAATCCAAATGAACCTGAGTTTATGCAAGCGGTTAAAGAGGTTGCTGAAACAGTAATTCCTTTTATTGAAGAAAATAAAAAATACCAAAACAAGATGCTTTTGGAAAGAATGGTGGAGTCAGATCGAATCATCATTTTTCGAGTAGTTTGGATTGACGACAAAGGCGATACACAAGTAAACCGAGGGTATCGAGTCCAAATGAATTCGGCAATTGGACCTTATAAAGGAGGAATTCGTTTTCATCCAACAGTAAATTTGAGCATTTTAAAATTTTTGGCTTTCGAACAAACTTTCAAAAATAGCTTGACAACATTGCCAATGGGTGGTGGAAAAGGCGGAGCTGATTTTGATCCAAAAGGAAAATCCGACAATGAAGTAATGCGTTTTTGTCAAGCATTTATGACCGAATTGTCCAAACATATTGGGGCTGACACGGATGTTCCTGCCGGAGATATTGGAGTTGGAGGAAGAGAAGTGGGCTATATGTTTGGTCAATATAAAAGACTTCGAAATGAATTTACCGGAGTCTTGACCGGAAAAGGAATTTCTTTTGGAGGATCTTTAATCAGGCCTGAAGCGACTGGTTACGGCAATGTGTATTTTGCACAAAGTATGTTGGCCACAAGAGGCGAAAGTATTTCAGGAAAAACAATTGTTGTTTCCGGTTCAGGAAACGTGGCACAATATGCAGTAGAAAAAGCAACCCAATTGGGAGGAAAAGTAGTTACAATGTCTGATTCTGCCGGTTATATATATGATTCTGCTGGAATCGATGCCGAAAAATTGGCTTATATAATGGAGATTAAAAATGAGCTAAGAGGCAGAATTAGTGATTATGTTACCAAATATCCTGATGCAAAATATGTAGCAGGCAAACGCCCTTGGGAAGTGAAATGTGAAGTGGCGCTACCTTGTGCCACACAAAATGAACTAAACGAGGAAGAAGCAAAAATGCTTATTGCCAATGGTTGCATCTGTGTTGGCGAAGGAGCAAACATGCCTACCACACCTGAAGCGGTAATCGTGTTTCAAAATTCAAAAATATTGTTCTCTCCCGGAAAGGCTTCAAATGCCGGAGGAGTTGCCACTTCAGGACTCGAAATGTCGCAAAATTCTTTGAGATTAAATTGGTCGTCCGAAGAAGTTGACGAAAGATTAAAAGGGATAATGCTCAACATTCATGCATCATGTGTAAAATACGGAACAGATTCAACAGGCTATATTGATTATGTAAAAGGAGCCAATATCGCAGGATTTGTGAAAGTAGCCGATGCCATGCTGGCTCAAGGCGTGGTTTAG
- the recO gene encoding DNA repair protein RecO has product MLVKTKAIVISSLKYQEKSLIVKCFTQSHGLKTYFVRDAFSSRKSNQKIAYFQPLTILEIEALHKNKGTLENFKEIKIATPFQSIHSDIFKSTMVMFISEILHHSIHEEEKNEHLFAFLETALFWLDNHDETANFHLILMLEITKYLGFYPDISEMDFPFFDANEGVFTPFHGLGSLTEHETNLFKKLINLKFDNDQKTFHVIERQILLKILIDYYTFHLDGFRKPKSLEVLKEIFS; this is encoded by the coding sequence TTGTTAGTCAAAACCAAAGCCATCGTCATTTCTTCTCTCAAATACCAAGAGAAAAGCTTGATTGTGAAATGTTTTACGCAATCACACGGTTTGAAAACCTACTTTGTGCGTGACGCCTTTTCTTCCCGAAAATCAAACCAAAAAATCGCCTATTTCCAACCGCTGACCATTCTCGAAATCGAAGCACTCCATAAAAACAAAGGCACTTTGGAGAACTTCAAGGAAATCAAAATTGCTACTCCTTTTCAATCCATACATTCCGATATTTTCAAGAGCACGATGGTGATGTTTATTTCCGAAATCCTCCACCATTCCATTCACGAAGAAGAGAAAAACGAACACCTTTTTGCCTTCTTGGAAACCGCTTTGTTCTGGCTCGACAATCACGATGAAACGGCTAATTTCCATTTGATTCTAATGCTTGAAATAACAAAATATCTCGGTTTTTATCCCGACATTTCCGAAATGGATTTTCCTTTTTTTGATGCTAACGAAGGTGTTTTTACTCCATTTCACGGTCTTGGTTCACTCACGGAACATGAAACCAATCTCTTCAAAAAACTCATCAATCTAAAATTCGACAACGATCAAAAAACCTTCCACGTCATCGAAAGGCAAATCCTCTTGAAAATCCTGATTGATTACTACACTTTTCATCTAGACGGTTTCCGAAAACCAAAATCTTTGGAGGTTTTAAAGGAAATTTTTTCTTGA
- a CDS encoding DinB family protein translates to MNQTLNVNTTSRNMISKILENHTLEQLNKIPEGFSNNLIWNIAHVVVTQQLLVYKLSGLPMMVSDEMIEKYKKGTKPEHDATQAEVDEIKSLLFSTIEKTKEDYANGIFKNYTEYPTSTGFVLTSAEGAMNFNNFHEGLHIGVMFSIRKLV, encoded by the coding sequence ATGAACCAAACACTCAACGTGAATACCACAAGCAGAAACATGATTTCCAAAATTCTGGAGAACCACACTTTGGAACAACTCAACAAAATTCCCGAAGGATTCAGCAATAATTTAATTTGGAATATTGCCCACGTTGTCGTGACACAACAATTGTTGGTTTACAAATTGTCGGGATTGCCCATGATGGTTTCTGACGAAATGATCGAAAAATATAAAAAAGGAACCAAGCCAGAACATGATGCCACTCAAGCAGAAGTGGACGAAATAAAGTCCCTATTGTTCTCGACCATCGAAAAAACCAAGGAAGATTATGCCAATGGAATTTTTAAAAACTATACTGAATATCCCACTTCAACTGGTTTTGTCCTGACAAGTGCCGAGGGAGCCATGAATTTCAACAATTTTCACGAAGGACTTCACATTGGAGTGATGTTTAGTATTCGAAAACTGGTTTAA
- a CDS encoding THC0290_0291 family protein, with amino-acid sequence MTPKSIIAFCILFFGYSNLVQAQFGFSHEIGVIAGPVAFQSDYGKRHDLTTNAGNTGYGIGLIHYLNFSYTAECNCYTPETYFNDHFKLRSELSYNVTDLDHIGEWVEGKPSFGKEQLKAMDGNTAVTNIGMQLEFFPWSIRKFSSTIGSWAPFISLGGQFSFYNTEATSTMGALGTPLTTFPKYLTPSEGRAYGFSTETGSVWSVVSSVGTRYKLSPLSDLMVDLRLQYYFSDWVDGLNPNPDIYKENKANDYLVWLNVGYIYYLQ; translated from the coding sequence ATGACTCCAAAATCTATTATAGCATTCTGTATTCTTTTTTTTGGGTATTCAAATTTAGTTCAAGCCCAATTTGGATTTTCTCATGAAATTGGTGTCATTGCAGGCCCCGTAGCGTTTCAGTCCGATTATGGAAAAAGACATGATTTAACAACAAATGCAGGCAACACTGGCTATGGAATTGGTTTAATTCACTATCTGAATTTCTCCTATACAGCTGAATGTAATTGTTATACACCCGAAACTTATTTTAATGACCATTTCAAATTAAGAAGTGAATTATCCTACAATGTTACTGATTTAGATCATATCGGTGAATGGGTGGAAGGAAAACCCTCATTTGGGAAGGAACAATTAAAAGCTATGGACGGAAACACTGCAGTGACCAATATCGGAATGCAACTCGAATTTTTTCCTTGGAGCATTCGAAAGTTTAGCTCAACAATCGGAAGTTGGGCGCCATTCATAAGTCTTGGCGGGCAATTCAGTTTTTACAATACGGAAGCAACATCAACTATGGGAGCTTTGGGAACACCATTGACCACTTTCCCTAAATACCTAACCCCTTCAGAAGGTAGGGCTTATGGGTTTTCTACCGAAACAGGCTCTGTTTGGTCTGTGGTTTCCAGCGTGGGAACCCGATATAAACTATCTCCTTTATCTGATTTGATGGTCGATTTAAGATTGCAATATTATTTTTCTGACTGGGTGGACGGCTTGAATCCAAATCCGGACATTTACAAAGAAAACAAAGCAAACGACTATCTAGTATGGCTTAATGTGGGTTACATTTACTACCTGCAATAG
- a CDS encoding NAD(P)/FAD-dependent oxidoreductase encodes MSKNRKQTAAIIGGGPAGLTAAYEFVKHSDIVPIVIEMSEFWGGISRTENHNGNRIDIGGHRFFSKSEIVMDWWQEILPIYSEESSVNIAYQNQSKKIEIENKNNVANKDNILLVRKRKSRIFFNKKFFDYPISLSFQTILNLGFFNTFLIGLSYAKAVFFPIKKQISLEHFFINRFGNRLYKTFFKDYTEKVWGVPCSEISSEWGAQRIKGLSITKTLTNAVKNIFKKSKSDLSQKNTETSLIEYFLYPKFGPGQMWETVAEKAQKEGAILMQNSKIIAINIQNNKVNSVILENRLTKEIETIVCDYCISTMPIQELIKGLSCTVPAKVKEVASGLMYRDFVTVGLLLDKINFKLEDNWIYIQESYVKVGRLQVFNNWSPFMVNDENKFWIGLEYFCNETDEIWRYSEIEMIQFASEEMMKLGFINSVENVLDAKVIKVPKTYPAYFGSYSEFNQIRNFTDSIDNLFLVGRNGMHKYNNQDHSMLTAMQAVQNIINNHTDKSNIWSINTEEEYHEQK; translated from the coding sequence ATGTCAAAAAACAGAAAACAAACAGCTGCGATAATTGGGGGCGGCCCAGCTGGATTAACTGCCGCTTATGAGTTTGTAAAACATTCCGATATTGTACCTATTGTTATTGAAATGAGTGAGTTTTGGGGAGGAATTTCCAGAACCGAAAATCATAATGGAAACCGAATAGACATTGGCGGACACCGTTTTTTTTCAAAATCAGAAATTGTTATGGATTGGTGGCAAGAAATTCTACCCATATATTCTGAAGAAAGTTCGGTTAACATTGCTTATCAAAACCAGTCCAAAAAAATCGAAATCGAAAATAAAAATAATGTTGCTAATAAGGACAACATTTTACTAGTTAGAAAAAGAAAATCCAGAATTTTTTTCAACAAGAAATTTTTTGATTATCCAATAAGTTTGTCCTTTCAAACCATATTAAATCTTGGTTTTTTCAATACTTTTTTAATAGGGTTGAGTTATGCTAAAGCAGTATTTTTCCCCATTAAAAAGCAAATTTCATTAGAACATTTTTTTATCAATAGGTTTGGCAACAGATTGTATAAAACATTTTTCAAAGATTATACCGAAAAAGTCTGGGGAGTTCCTTGTTCTGAAATTAGTTCGGAATGGGGAGCACAACGAATAAAAGGCTTGTCAATTACTAAAACACTAACCAATGCGGTCAAAAATATTTTTAAAAAAAGCAAAAGTGATTTAAGCCAAAAAAACACTGAAACTTCTTTGATAGAATATTTTTTGTATCCAAAATTTGGGCCTGGGCAAATGTGGGAAACCGTTGCCGAAAAAGCACAAAAGGAAGGAGCAATTTTAATGCAAAACAGCAAAATAATTGCCATAAATATTCAAAACAATAAAGTCAATAGTGTAATTCTAGAAAACAGGTTGACCAAAGAAATAGAAACCATAGTTTGTGATTACTGTATTTCTACGATGCCAATACAAGAATTAATAAAAGGTTTGAGTTGTACTGTTCCTGCAAAAGTAAAAGAAGTAGCAAGCGGCTTGATGTATCGAGATTTTGTTACCGTTGGCTTGCTTTTAGATAAAATCAATTTTAAACTGGAGGATAATTGGATCTATATTCAAGAATCTTATGTAAAAGTTGGAAGACTTCAAGTATTCAATAATTGGAGTCCATTTATGGTAAATGACGAAAATAAATTTTGGATTGGTTTAGAGTATTTTTGTAATGAAACCGATGAAATTTGGCGTTATTCTGAAATCGAAATGATACAATTTGCTAGCGAGGAAATGATGAAATTAGGCTTCATTAATTCGGTTGAAAATGTTTTGGATGCCAAAGTGATTAAAGTTCCTAAAACCTATCCAGCCTATTTTGGCAGTTATTCGGAGTTCAATCAAATCCGAAACTTCACAGATTCTATCGATAATCTTTTCTTGGTAGGAAGAAACGGAATGCACAAATATAATAATCAGGATCATTCTATGCTTACAGCGATGCAAGCCGTTCAAAACATAATAAACAACCATACCGATAAATCTAATATTTGGTCTATAAACACGGAAGAGGAATATCACGAACAAAAATAA
- a CDS encoding DMT family transporter has product MSKRTLALIAATIVSIIYGMTFTIAKDVMPNYVQAYGFIIMRVGGSAILFWLVWLFSRISKDVRDEKIDRADYLRIFWAAFFGVALNMLAFFKGLSLTSPISASVLMVSTPIIVLVLSAIILKERMQKRMVFGIVLGLIGTAFLILYGKSSGNATNPTLGNFLVFINATSYGLYLVIVKKLMDKYNPFNFAKWIYLIGFIMVLPFGWNQFQAVDWTSMPMDIYWKIGFVVVFSTFGTYMLNLLSMRELKPTTVAVFVYLQPVFATVFAISLGKDELTLVKIVSAILIFTGVYLVTQKKG; this is encoded by the coding sequence ATGTCTAAAAGAACGCTTGCCCTCATTGCCGCCACAATCGTTTCCATCATATACGGAATGACTTTTACGATTGCCAAAGACGTGATGCCCAATTATGTCCAGGCTTACGGATTTATCATCATGCGCGTGGGTGGTTCCGCGATTCTTTTTTGGTTGGTTTGGCTTTTTAGCAGAATTTCAAAAGACGTTCGTGACGAGAAAATTGACCGTGCCGATTATCTTCGAATCTTCTGGGCAGCCTTTTTTGGCGTGGCCTTAAACATGCTTGCCTTCTTCAAGGGATTGAGCCTTACTTCGCCTATTTCCGCATCGGTGCTTATGGTTTCCACGCCAATAATTGTACTCGTTCTTTCGGCCATAATCCTCAAGGAACGAATGCAGAAACGAATGGTTTTCGGGATTGTTTTGGGGCTAATTGGCACCGCCTTTTTGATCCTCTACGGGAAATCTTCGGGAAATGCCACTAATCCGACTTTGGGTAACTTTCTGGTTTTCATCAATGCCACTTCATACGGATTGTACTTGGTCATCGTCAAGAAATTGATGGATAAATACAACCCTTTCAATTTTGCCAAATGGATTTATTTAATAGGTTTCATAATGGTTTTACCTTTTGGCTGGAACCAATTTCAAGCCGTTGATTGGACTTCGATGCCAATGGACATTTATTGGAAAATAGGATTCGTGGTGGTTTTTTCGACCTTCGGAACCTATATGCTGAATTTGCTTTCGATGCGAGAATTGAAACCAACAACTGTCGCTGTTTTCGTCTATTTACAACCCGTTTTTGCCACCGTTTTTGCGATTAGCCTGGGAAAAGACGAGCTGACCTTGGTGAAAATCGTTTCGGCAATTTTAATATTTACGGGCGTATATTTAGTTACGCAGAAGAAAGGTTAA
- a CDS encoding helix-turn-helix transcriptional regulator, whose protein sequence is MKNRIKIERAILNVTQEELAEKIGVSRQTINSIETNRFVPSTVLALKLSRLFGKSVNDFFELDDDDEK, encoded by the coding sequence ATGAAGAATAGAATAAAAATAGAACGTGCCATTTTAAATGTAACTCAAGAGGAACTTGCGGAGAAAATAGGCGTTTCTCGACAAACAATAAATTCAATTGAAACCAATCGTTTTGTGCCATCAACAGTTTTGGCACTAAAATTATCAAGGTTGTTTGGAAAATCAGTTAATGATTTTTTCGAATTGGATGATGATGATGAAAAGTAG
- a CDS encoding T9SS type A sorting domain-containing protein, giving the protein MKKRFFCCVLLITMQMGFAQNNLLWQGYFSYNEIKDVSESSSTIFAASENALFSKNTTTSQLKTTNTIDGLSGETITSLYHSATSNKTLVGYKNGLMIVINEADGSMLNIVDIINKQLPSNIKKINHFMEYDEIVYVSCDFGIVQFNLATMLFGDTYFIGNNGVEISVTQTAVFNGYIYAATIDGIRRADITSNNLIDFNQWTQTATGSWSSIEAFGAELIAINTSGYIHKYNSSSNSFTGYLQLPSASVDMRKTTNYLVITTAGSVYFYNNQMALVRQINSNQISGSNVAFTCATAIDDVVYIGTKENGLLNTTISVASTFENNTPSGPSRNNIFSLQTTSDVLWAVYGDYSGTYNPYPLDSYGISKLNASGWLNIPYEKVLGAKSISRITVNPNKENEVYASSFFSGLIKIVDDEPKILYNQTNSALESLVLSPPNPSYVDIRINGAAFDKFGNLWLNNSLVQKGLKVFKADGQWQSFSLDGILKKSSDTNMGRMLIDKNNTKWWCTTTDGLISYNESTNKFKKITMDSDKGNLPITDVRSIAVDNRNQLWIGTIRGLRVLSNINSFLTEDQMTTNPIIILEDNVAQELMYEQFITDIVVDGANNKWIGTADSGIFLVSPNGQETKYHFTTNNSPLPSNTINDIDINSATGEVFIATAKGMVSFKGTATKANEDLNNVYVYPNPVRPEYEGTVKIAGLLDKATVKITDIEGNLVYETTSEGGTIEWDTTAFGKHKVASGVYMVFISAQDGIETKVKKVMIIR; this is encoded by the coding sequence ATGAAAAAAAGGTTTTTTTGTTGCGTGCTTTTGATTACTATGCAAATGGGTTTTGCACAAAACAATTTGTTGTGGCAGGGCTATTTTTCCTATAATGAAATTAAGGATGTGTCCGAATCTTCAAGCACAATTTTTGCCGCTTCCGAAAATGCCTTGTTTTCTAAAAACACGACTACAAGCCAGCTTAAAACCACCAACACCATCGATGGACTTTCTGGAGAAACCATTACCTCTTTGTATCACAGTGCAACATCCAACAAAACGCTCGTTGGTTATAAAAATGGGTTAATGATCGTGATAAATGAAGCCGATGGCAGTATGTTGAACATCGTTGACATCATCAACAAACAACTTCCATCCAACATAAAAAAAATCAATCATTTCATGGAATATGATGAGATCGTTTATGTTTCCTGTGATTTTGGAATCGTTCAATTCAATCTGGCTACCATGTTGTTTGGCGACACCTATTTTATTGGAAACAATGGAGTCGAAATAAGTGTCACGCAAACCGCCGTGTTTAATGGTTACATTTATGCAGCTACAATTGACGGTATTAGAAGGGCGGATATTACCAGCAATAACCTGATCGATTTTAACCAGTGGACACAAACAGCTACAGGAAGTTGGTCAAGTATTGAGGCTTTTGGCGCAGAGCTTATTGCCATCAACACTTCTGGCTATATTCATAAATACAATTCAAGTTCCAATTCGTTTACGGGTTATTTACAACTTCCGTCCGCTTCAGTCGACATGCGAAAAACAACCAATTATCTTGTTATTACAACGGCTGGCAGCGTTTATTTTTACAACAACCAAATGGCGCTTGTTCGTCAAATAAACAGCAACCAGATTTCTGGAAGCAACGTTGCTTTTACATGTGCCACGGCCATTGACGATGTTGTTTATATAGGTACAAAAGAAAACGGATTGCTCAATACGACGATATCTGTTGCTTCGACTTTTGAAAACAATACACCAAGTGGCCCATCTAGGAACAATATTTTCTCCCTTCAAACTACATCGGATGTGCTTTGGGCAGTATATGGAGATTATTCGGGAACTTATAATCCATATCCATTAGACAGTTATGGAATAAGTAAATTAAATGCTTCCGGATGGTTGAATATTCCTTATGAAAAAGTGTTGGGTGCAAAATCAATATCCAGAATTACCGTGAATCCGAATAAAGAAAACGAAGTTTATGCCAGTTCTTTTTTTTCGGGATTGATAAAAATTGTGGATGATGAACCCAAAATCTTGTACAATCAAACCAATAGTGCACTAGAGTCGCTGGTATTGAGCCCTCCAAATCCGAGTTATGTTGATATTAGAATAAATGGTGCTGCTTTCGATAAATTCGGAAATCTTTGGCTAAATAACAGTCTTGTTCAAAAAGGCTTAAAAGTATTTAAGGCTGATGGACAATGGCAAAGTTTTTCGTTGGACGGCATTTTGAAAAAAAGTAGTGATACAAATATGGGGCGAATGCTAATCGACAAAAACAACACCAAATGGTGGTGTACCACCACGGATGGTTTGATAAGTTATAACGAATCAACGAATAAATTTAAAAAAATAACGATGGATTCCGACAAAGGAAATTTGCCAATTACTGATGTCAGGTCAATTGCAGTGGATAATAGGAATCAACTTTGGATAGGAACCATCCGAGGATTGAGAGTTTTGTCCAATATAAATAGTTTCCTGACGGAAGATCAAATGACAACCAATCCCATAATTATCTTAGAGGATAATGTTGCCCAAGAATTAATGTATGAGCAATTTATTACAGACATTGTTGTCGATGGAGCCAATAACAAATGGATTGGGACGGCTGATTCCGGCATATTTTTAGTATCTCCAAACGGACAGGAAACAAAATATCATTTTACGACAAATAATTCTCCATTGCCAAGTAATACCATAAACGACATTGATATCAATAGTGCAACAGGCGAAGTTTTTATTGCTACAGCCAAAGGAATGGTTTCTTTCAAAGGAACAGCAACCAAAGCCAACGAAGATTTGAATAACGTATATGTTTATCCAAATCCTGTGCGACCAGAATATGAAGGAACCGTAAAAATCGCCGGATTATTAGACAAGGCCACCGTAAAAATAACCGATATCGAAGGCAATCTCGTTTACGAAACCACTTCCGAAGGAGGAACAATAGAATGGGACACAACCGCTTTTGGAAAACACAAAGTAGCTTCGGGTGTATATATGGTTTTTATTTCGGCTCAAGACGGAATAGAGACTAAGGTAAAAAAAGTAATGATTATTAGATAA
- a CDS encoding YicC/YloC family endoribonuclease has product MIQSMTGFGKASLQLPTKKITVEVKSLNSKGLDLSVRMPSSYREMELGLRNQIALKLERGKVDFSIFIESTAEQTSTKVNVPIVKAYINQLREVYPDADETELMKMAIRMPDTLKTEREEIDGNDWAEIQKVILEALDYIGNFRKDEGASLEKEFQLRIGNIRQYMNDALALDPERVQAIKDRLQTAISELKVNVDENRFEQELIYYLEKLDITEEKVRLTNHLDYFLETINGTEANGRKLGFITQEMGREINTMGSKSNHAQMQKLVVMMKDELEKIKEQVLNVL; this is encoded by the coding sequence ATGATACAATCAATGACTGGATTCGGCAAAGCAAGCTTGCAATTGCCAACCAAAAAAATAACGGTAGAAGTAAAATCCCTGAACAGCAAAGGTTTGGATTTAAGCGTTCGAATGCCTTCGTCTTACCGCGAAATGGAACTGGGTTTACGCAACCAAATCGCCTTGAAACTCGAAAGAGGGAAAGTAGATTTCTCGATTTTTATCGAAAGTACCGCCGAGCAAACTTCCACGAAAGTGAATGTGCCCATCGTGAAAGCCTACATCAATCAATTGCGCGAAGTGTATCCTGATGCCGATGAAACCGAATTAATGAAAATGGCCATCAGAATGCCGGACACTTTAAAAACCGAAAGAGAAGAAATCGACGGAAATGATTGGGCTGAAATCCAAAAAGTGATTTTGGAAGCCTTGGATTATATTGGAAATTTCCGAAAAGACGAAGGTGCTTCCTTGGAAAAAGAATTCCAGTTGCGCATTGGAAACATCCGTCAATACATGAACGACGCTTTGGCTCTTGATCCAGAACGTGTTCAGGCCATAAAAGACCGTTTGCAAACTGCGATTTCAGAATTAAAAGTAAATGTGGACGAAAACCGTTTTGAGCAAGAATTGATTTATTATCTCGAAAAATTAGACATCACCGAAGAAAAAGTGCGTTTGACGAATCACCTGGATTATTTCTTGGAAACCATCAACGGAACGGAAGCCAACGGTAGAAAACTGGGTTTCATCACCCAAGAAATGGGACGTGAAATCAACACTATGGGTTCGAAATCGAATCACGCACAAATGCAAAAATTAGTCGTGATGATGAAGGACGAATTGGAAAAAATCAAGGAACAGGTTTTGAATGTGTTGTAA